The proteins below are encoded in one region of Tolumonas auensis DSM 9187:
- the cdd gene encoding cytidine deaminase has translation MPQIDDTQLMQLMDAAKASIRHAYMPYSNYPVGAAVLTADNRIIAGVNIENAAYPAGMCAERVALGNAISQGYTQFKAIAVFSPKGEISPCGVCRQFISEFGPDIQILFHWQGQLQQMPIKDLLPFSFSQTQLNA, from the coding sequence ATGCCACAGATCGATGACACCCAGCTCATGCAACTGATGGATGCCGCCAAAGCCAGCATCCGCCATGCCTACATGCCTTATTCCAATTACCCGGTCGGGGCCGCCGTATTAACCGCAGATAACCGGATTATTGCTGGTGTGAATATTGAAAATGCCGCCTACCCTGCCGGTATGTGTGCCGAACGGGTAGCACTCGGTAATGCCATCAGCCAGGGATACACCCAATTTAAAGCTATCGCGGTTTTTTCCCCAAAAGGCGAAATCAGCCCTTGTGGTGTCTGCCGCCAGTTCATCTCGGAGTTTGGTCCGGATATTCAGATCCTGTTCCACTGGCAAGGCCAGTTGCAGCAAATGCCAATCAAAGATCTGCTGCCATTCTCTTTCAGTCAGACCCAGCTAAACGCATAA
- a CDS encoding DUF494 family protein, which yields MFDVLMYLFETYVQSELDFMVDQDALTDELTRAGFQKPEIYKALSWLEQLAALHDSEDAPEYTACASDSFRIYASEEMLKLSTECRGFLLFLEQIRVLNCDTREIVIERLMELDSPEIELDDLKWVVMMVLFNLPGGENACHQMEELMFEPEAITIQ from the coding sequence ATGTTTGATGTCTTAATGTACCTGTTCGAAACATATGTGCAAAGTGAGTTGGACTTTATGGTCGATCAGGATGCCCTGACCGACGAGCTGACTCGTGCCGGCTTTCAGAAACCCGAAATTTACAAAGCATTATCCTGGCTTGAACAATTAGCTGCATTACATGATAGTGAAGATGCACCAGAATATACTGCCTGTGCCTCTGATTCTTTCCGTATTTATGCTTCCGAAGAGATGCTTAAATTAAGCACCGAGTGTCGGGGTTTCCTGCTATTCCTGGAACAGATCCGTGTGCTGAACTGTGATACACGGGAAATTGTGATTGAACGCCTGATGGAGCTGGATTCACCGGAAATTGAACTGGATGATCTTAAATGGGTCGTCATGATGGTGTTGTTTAATCTGCCTGGTGGTGAAAATGCCTGCCACCAGATGGAGGAGCTGATGTTTGAACCAGAAGCAATCACGATCCAGTAA
- the treB gene encoding PTS trehalose transporter subunit IIBC codes for MSKSFSQDVTRLISLVGGKDNIATVSHCLTRLRFVLKNTAQADIKGIEKLASVKGCFTNAGQFQVVIGTEVDQFYKLLIAETGVDGASKEAAKVAARQNMNVLERAISHLAEIFVPLLPAIITGGLILGFRNVIGDIKMFDGKSLTEISQFWAMVHSFLWLVGEAIFHFLPVGVCWATVRKMGGSEILGIVLGITLVSPQLMNAYLIGQQAPEAWDFGLFAIQKVGYQAQVIPAILAGALLALIETRLKQIIPAYLYLVIVPFVSLLLAVILAHSLIGPFGRWIGDGVAFAAKAVMTGGFAPIGAALFGFLYAPLVITGVHHTTNAVDLQLVQSMGGTPIWPLIALSNIAQASAVLGIILISRKENEREISVPAAISAYLGVTEPAMYGINLRYKFPMLCAMVGSALAALVCGFSGVLANGIGVGGLPGILSIQPQFWGIYAVAMLIAIAVPLTLTMAVYKHKFRNQTQAELSATEVA; via the coding sequence ATGAGCAAATCATTCTCTCAGGACGTCACTCGTCTAATCAGTCTGGTCGGAGGCAAAGACAATATTGCCACCGTCAGTCACTGCCTGACCCGGCTGCGTTTTGTGCTGAAGAACACCGCACAGGCTGATATCAAGGGCATTGAAAAACTGGCTTCCGTCAAAGGCTGTTTCACCAACGCCGGTCAGTTTCAGGTGGTGATCGGAACGGAAGTCGATCAGTTCTACAAGCTGCTAATCGCGGAAACCGGCGTGGATGGTGCCAGCAAAGAGGCGGCTAAAGTTGCCGCCCGTCAGAACATGAATGTGCTGGAACGTGCCATATCCCATCTGGCAGAAATCTTTGTACCGTTACTCCCTGCCATTATCACCGGCGGTCTGATCCTCGGCTTCCGTAACGTCATCGGTGATATCAAGATGTTCGACGGCAAGAGTCTGACCGAAATCAGCCAGTTCTGGGCGATGGTGCACTCCTTCCTCTGGCTGGTCGGTGAGGCGATTTTCCACTTCCTGCCGGTAGGTGTGTGCTGGGCAACCGTACGCAAAATGGGTGGCAGCGAGATCCTCGGGATCGTGCTGGGTATTACGCTGGTCAGCCCGCAACTGATGAATGCTTATCTGATCGGACAACAAGCACCGGAAGCCTGGGATTTTGGTCTGTTTGCCATTCAGAAAGTCGGTTATCAGGCGCAGGTGATTCCGGCTATCCTGGCGGGCGCTTTGCTGGCTTTGATTGAAACACGTCTGAAACAGATCATCCCGGCCTATCTCTATCTGGTCATTGTACCGTTTGTTTCCCTGCTGCTGGCGGTCATTCTTGCGCACAGCCTGATTGGCCCATTCGGTCGCTGGATTGGTGATGGTGTGGCCTTTGCTGCGAAAGCCGTGATGACTGGTGGTTTTGCGCCAATTGGTGCCGCCCTGTTTGGCTTCCTGTATGCGCCACTAGTGATCACCGGGGTACATCACACCACCAACGCCGTTGATTTGCAGTTAGTACAAAGCATGGGTGGCACACCAATATGGCCACTGATTGCGTTGTCTAACATCGCTCAGGCATCTGCGGTACTGGGTATCATCCTGATCAGCCGGAAAGAAAATGAACGGGAAATTTCTGTTCCTGCCGCAATTTCTGCCTACCTCGGCGTCACTGAACCAGCGATGTACGGTATCAACCTGCGTTACAAATTCCCGATGCTGTGCGCAATGGTGGGTTCTGCACTGGCAGCGCTGGTTTGTGGTTTCAGCGGTGTACTGGCCAATGGTATCGGTGTCGGTGGTCTGCCAGGCATTCTCTCTATCCAGCCACAATTCTGGGGGATCTATGCCGTTGCCATGCTGATTGCGATTGCCGTACCTCTGACGCTGACCATGGCGGTGTACAAACATAAATTCCGTAATCAGACCCAAGCTGAACTGTCAGCGACTGAAGTCGCTTAA
- the purE gene encoding 5-(carboxyamino)imidazole ribonucleotide mutase — translation MSNPFVAILMGSDSDFPVMQSTLEVLKSFDIRYEVKVTSAHRTPAATHAYVTDAEARGCKVFICAAGLAAHLAGAVAGITTRTVIGVPIDGGPLKGMDALLSTVQMPGGVPVATVAIGKAGAKNAGYLAAQILAVADDALAAKVKAERQKNAEEVMAKDAALQAQLK, via the coding sequence ATGTCAAATCCATTTGTAGCGATCCTGATGGGCTCCGATTCCGATTTCCCGGTTATGCAGTCTACCCTTGAGGTATTGAAATCATTCGATATCCGCTATGAAGTAAAAGTGACATCTGCACACCGCACTCCCGCTGCTACTCATGCCTATGTGACTGATGCTGAAGCCCGTGGGTGTAAAGTTTTTATCTGTGCTGCGGGTCTGGCTGCTCATCTGGCTGGCGCAGTTGCCGGTATTACCACTCGCACTGTTATCGGTGTACCAATTGATGGTGGTCCATTGAAGGGTATGGATGCTCTGCTGTCTACCGTTCAGATGCCTGGCGGTGTACCGGTTGCAACTGTTGCTATTGGTAAAGCCGGGGCAAAAAATGCGGGTTATCTGGCTGCGCAGATCCTGGCAGTAGCTGACGATGCATTGGCTGCCAAAGTGAAAGCTGAGCGTCAGAAAAATGCTGAAGAAGTCATGGCAAAAGATGCTGCACTGCAAGCACAACTGAAATAA
- a CDS encoding gamma carbonic anhydrase family protein yields MSSIRSYRGIKPQLGHAVYIDPQSCVIGDVRLSDDSSVWPMAVVRGDVNYITIGARSNVQDGSVLHVNRVTEKNPDGCPLIIGNDVTIGHKAVLHGCIIHDRVLVGMGAVILDGAIIESDVIVAAGAVVPPRKRLVSGYVYVGNPVKQGRALTEDEQEFFVQSSANYVLLKNEFLSELNN; encoded by the coding sequence GTGTCTTCTATTCGTAGCTATCGGGGAATAAAACCCCAGTTAGGGCATGCGGTTTATATTGATCCTCAGAGTTGTGTAATCGGTGATGTCCGCTTGTCAGATGATTCGAGTGTCTGGCCAATGGCAGTTGTACGAGGGGATGTTAATTACATAACAATCGGTGCACGTAGTAATGTACAGGATGGTTCGGTATTACATGTAAATCGGGTAACAGAAAAGAATCCGGACGGTTGCCCATTAATTATTGGTAATGATGTCACTATTGGTCATAAGGCTGTATTGCATGGCTGCATCATCCATGATCGGGTATTGGTTGGTATGGGGGCGGTTATTCTTGATGGTGCAATCATTGAATCTGATGTCATTGTTGCAGCTGGAGCTGTCGTTCCTCCGCGTAAGCGTTTAGTGTCCGGTTACGTTTACGTTGGTAACCCGGTCAAACAAGGAAGAGCATTAACTGAAGACGAACAGGAGTTCTTTGTTCAATCTTCAGCTAATTATGTTTTATTGAAAAATGAGTTTTTGTCTGAACTCAATAACTAG
- the treC gene encoding alpha,alpha-phosphotrehalase — protein MSYPQHDWWRQAVVYQIYPKSFQDSGDKGTGDLQGIIRRLDYLQQLGVDALWITPIYCSPQVDNGYDIADYYAIDPAFGGMTDFEQLVAACKQRNMHIIMDMVFNHTSTEHVWFKTALSDPQSRFRDFYIWRDPVNGKAPNNWQSKFGGNAWAFDQQSGQYYLHLFSEQQADLNWENPEVREEIKKVLHFWADKGVDGFRLDVINLISKQQDFCDDFTGDGRRFYTDGPRVHEYLQELSRDVFQPRGCMTVGEMSSTTLEHCQQYSQQDGRELSMVFNFHHLKVDYPNGEKWQLAEPDFIELKQIFAKWQNGLHQQGWSALFWCNHDQPRIVSRFGHEGQYREKSAKMLATVLHMLQGTPYIYQGEEIGMTNPHFSRIDDYRDVESLNVYLAHQQQKIPAEETLQILAARSRDNSRTPMPWDTSAGAGFSQATPWIQLGDNAGEVNVAKALADKNSVFYYYQRLIQLRKQQPVIVNGNYQDLQPDNPDLWCYQRDDGQHKLLIVANLRITATPFVLPEQWRQTTSECLIHNSETTPALCSRELQPYEVMVWLNK, from the coding sequence ATGTCTTATCCCCAACATGACTGGTGGCGTCAGGCCGTGGTTTACCAGATCTATCCGAAAAGCTTTCAGGATTCAGGTGATAAAGGCACCGGCGATCTGCAGGGAATTATCCGTCGTCTGGATTACCTGCAACAACTCGGCGTAGATGCCTTATGGATCACCCCCATCTATTGCTCACCGCAGGTCGATAATGGCTATGATATTGCCGACTATTATGCGATTGATCCTGCTTTCGGCGGCATGACTGACTTTGAACAGCTGGTCGCTGCCTGTAAACAACGTAACATGCATATCATCATGGATATGGTGTTCAACCACACCTCCACCGAACACGTCTGGTTTAAAACCGCCCTCAGCGATCCACAAAGCCGGTTCCGCGATTTTTACATCTGGCGCGATCCGGTCAATGGCAAAGCACCGAATAACTGGCAATCCAAATTCGGTGGCAACGCCTGGGCTTTCGATCAGCAAAGCGGACAATACTATCTGCATCTGTTCAGTGAGCAGCAGGCCGATCTGAACTGGGAAAACCCGGAAGTGCGCGAAGAGATCAAAAAAGTACTGCATTTCTGGGCAGATAAAGGCGTCGATGGTTTCCGTCTTGATGTGATTAACCTGATCTCCAAACAGCAGGATTTCTGTGATGACTTCACTGGCGATGGCCGTCGTTTCTATACTGATGGACCACGGGTACATGAATATCTGCAGGAATTATCCCGCGATGTCTTCCAGCCCCGCGGTTGCATGACGGTCGGTGAAATGTCCTCCACCACGCTGGAACACTGCCAGCAATATTCACAACAGGATGGTCGTGAACTTTCGATGGTGTTCAATTTTCACCATCTGAAAGTGGATTACCCGAATGGCGAAAAGTGGCAACTGGCAGAACCAGACTTCATTGAGCTGAAGCAGATCTTTGCCAAATGGCAGAATGGTCTGCATCAGCAGGGCTGGAGTGCGCTGTTCTGGTGTAACCACGATCAGCCGCGGATCGTCTCGCGCTTCGGACATGAAGGCCAATACAGGGAAAAATCCGCCAAGATGCTTGCCACCGTATTGCATATGCTGCAAGGCACCCCATATATCTATCAGGGGGAAGAGATCGGCATGACCAATCCTCATTTTTCCCGGATCGATGATTACCGTGATGTGGAAAGCCTGAATGTCTATCTCGCTCATCAGCAGCAAAAGATACCAGCCGAAGAAACCCTGCAGATCCTGGCTGCCCGTTCGCGTGATAACAGCCGCACACCAATGCCATGGGATACATCTGCCGGAGCCGGTTTCAGTCAGGCTACACCGTGGATCCAGCTCGGGGATAATGCAGGAGAGGTTAATGTGGCTAAGGCACTGGCGGATAAAAACTCCGTGTTTTACTACTATCAGCGCCTGATCCAGTTACGCAAACAGCAGCCCGTGATCGTTAACGGAAATTATCAGGATCTGCAGCCGGACAATCCGGATCTCTGGTGTTATCAACGTGACGATGGCCAGCATAAGTTACTTATCGTCGCCAACCTACGTATTACAGCCACGCCATTTGTACTACCTGAACAGTGGCGGCAGACTACAAGTGAATGCCTGATCCACAATAGTGAAACGACACCGGCACTTTGCTCCCGTGAACTACAACCCTATGAAGTCATGGTCTGGCTCAACAAATAA
- a CDS encoding L-threonylcarbamoyladenylate synthase, giving the protein MTENLQQACQILRSGGVIAYATEAVFGLGCDPDNETAVHKLLQIKQRPIEKGLILIAASWEQLAPYLDVSLLTEEQLQRAQKSWPGPYTWVFPAKISTPKWLTGQFSSLAVRISAHPQVQALCLMYGKPMVSTSANLTSLPPCRTVEDVRSQLTGRIDYILPGDVGKQTNPSEIRDVITNQLIRAG; this is encoded by the coding sequence ATGACGGAAAACTTACAACAAGCATGTCAAATCCTGCGATCCGGCGGTGTCATCGCCTATGCAACTGAAGCTGTCTTCGGTTTAGGCTGTGATCCTGATAATGAGACTGCCGTTCATAAGCTACTGCAGATAAAACAACGCCCGATCGAGAAAGGACTTATTCTGATTGCTGCAAGCTGGGAACAACTGGCCCCGTATCTTGATGTCAGTCTGCTCACCGAAGAACAGCTGCAGCGGGCGCAAAAAAGCTGGCCCGGTCCATATACCTGGGTTTTCCCGGCAAAAATCTCAACACCTAAATGGTTAACCGGACAGTTCAGTTCATTAGCGGTACGGATCAGTGCACATCCTCAGGTTCAGGCGCTGTGTCTGATGTATGGTAAGCCAATGGTATCGACCAGCGCGAATCTGACGTCACTTCCGCCTTGCCGTACCGTAGAAGATGTTCGCTCCCAACTCACCGGGAGAATAGACTATATATTGCCGGGTGATGTAGGTAAGCAAACCAACCCTTCAGAAATCCGTGATGTGATCACCAATCAACTCATCCGGGCGGGATAG
- the dprA gene encoding DNA-processing protein DprA, whose product MRWKIPEQSLSQNELALWLHLTNIPGIGPVKGAKLLQQFPITALSQSQLSDCGWNQQQIERWFDFSPETYKPIIDWADETSRYILHFDHPSYPALLRNVVGAPLVLFVAGDLAVLNQQQLAVVGSRRPTQDGRDAAQSFTSELVRQGFAITSGLASGIDAVSHQTALQQGGRTIAVQGCGLRHVYPAKHKRLASQILEQGGALISEFFPETLPRAEYFPRRNRIISGLTVGTLVIEAAEKSGSLITARCALEQNREVFAVPGRSNNLNARGCHRLIQQGAKLVCDVADIIEEIGIFPRMVEHYGETGPIAEEPLSDLPFYRLLDNVRSDEVTSIDVIAATSRLPVQEVMTELITLELEGLILSVPGGYVRTRSA is encoded by the coding sequence ATGCGGTGGAAAATCCCTGAGCAATCGTTATCTCAAAATGAACTGGCGCTGTGGTTACATCTAACTAATATTCCAGGTATTGGCCCCGTCAAAGGGGCCAAATTATTACAACAGTTTCCCATTACCGCGCTTTCTCAATCTCAATTATCTGATTGTGGCTGGAATCAGCAGCAGATTGAGCGTTGGTTTGATTTTTCTCCTGAAACATATAAACCAATCATTGATTGGGCTGACGAAACCAGCCGTTATATTCTGCATTTTGATCATCCGTCCTATCCAGCTTTATTACGTAATGTTGTTGGTGCACCATTGGTTCTGTTTGTTGCCGGTGATCTGGCTGTGTTAAATCAGCAGCAGTTGGCGGTTGTGGGATCAAGAAGACCCACTCAGGATGGCCGTGATGCTGCGCAGTCTTTTACCAGTGAGTTAGTTCGCCAGGGTTTTGCCATTACATCCGGATTGGCATCCGGCATTGATGCGGTTAGTCATCAAACCGCACTGCAGCAAGGTGGCCGGACCATTGCGGTTCAGGGCTGCGGGCTGAGGCATGTGTATCCGGCTAAGCATAAACGGCTGGCCAGCCAGATCCTGGAACAGGGTGGTGCTCTGATTTCAGAGTTTTTCCCGGAAACCTTACCCCGCGCAGAATATTTCCCCCGGCGTAATCGGATTATCAGTGGATTGACGGTTGGTACTCTCGTCATTGAAGCAGCAGAAAAAAGTGGTTCGCTGATCACTGCCCGCTGTGCCTTGGAACAAAATCGGGAAGTTTTCGCCGTACCAGGAAGATCAAACAATCTAAATGCCAGAGGTTGTCACAGATTAATTCAGCAGGGTGCAAAACTTGTTTGTGATGTTGCCGATATAATAGAAGAAATAGGTATTTTCCCCCGGATGGTAGAGCATTATGGAGAAACGGGACCTATCGCGGAAGAACCTTTATCTGATTTGCCATTTTATCGATTGTTAGATAACGTAAGAAGTGATGAGGTAACGTCGATCGATGTGATCGCTGCTACCAGTAGGTTACCTGTTCAGGAGGTGATGACGGAATTAATCACACTCGAATTAGAAGGATTAATTTTGTCAGTACCGGGTGGTTATGTGCGAACGAGGAGTGCCTGA
- the ovoA gene encoding 5-histidylcysteine sulfoxide synthase — protein sequence MDTPNQFSLSDTQIASASALPAPTHTLWLHGTDVAAKRQELLNYFIQTYDLYDSLFDCLACDDAWYKKAIPLRHPLIFYYGHTAAFFINKLLAGQFIQQRIDADIEATVAIGVDEMSWDDLDEKHYRWPTIQRLREYRQQVRSRVIQFIQDMPLELPITWENPAWAILMGIEHERIHLETSSVLIRQLPLERVQPQPRWQYCPTQRNNIADVPQNALITVAGTTIQLGKPESDTTYGWDNEYGQRSITLESFQASKYLVSNAEYLEFIQDGGYQQPQWWSEEGLGWLNFTKADKPTFWCGDPTQTTSLRLRLMCEEIPMPWDWPVETNQLESAAFCRWKAAKTGLPIQLPSEAEWMALRENITADQPDWIKAPGNINLEYWSSSCPIDQFLHGKFYDVIGNVWQWTSTAIDGFNGFRVHPLYDDFSTPTFDGKHNLIKGGSWISTGNLAIKNARYAFRRHFFQHAGFRYVVSRYQEPMLVNPYETDPLIAQYLDSHYGAERFGVPNHCKTLAEIANQFCQNKIRALDIGCSVGRASFELAKYFQHVDAVDYSARFIDIAQILAQQNSFRYAMTNEGELVDYREAKLTDCQLSPELANHIHFTQGDACNLKNKYRHYDLILAANMLDRLREPARFLKDLAHRLRDDGILMICSPHTWQEDSTVKSYWLGGIRENGEALTTYQALQRILSKEFEEITKPQDIPFVLQETARKYQYLLSQLTVWRKK from the coding sequence GTGGATACGCCAAATCAGTTTTCACTCAGTGATACTCAAATAGCCTCAGCCAGTGCCTTACCCGCACCCACCCATACGCTATGGCTACATGGCACAGATGTCGCCGCCAAACGGCAGGAACTGCTGAATTATTTTATTCAGACCTACGACCTCTACGACTCGCTGTTTGATTGTCTGGCTTGTGACGATGCCTGGTATAAGAAAGCCATTCCACTCCGTCACCCGCTTATTTTCTACTACGGCCATACTGCGGCATTCTTCATCAATAAACTATTAGCAGGTCAGTTCATCCAGCAACGTATTGATGCTGACATCGAAGCCACTGTCGCTATCGGTGTCGATGAGATGAGCTGGGATGATCTGGATGAAAAACACTACCGCTGGCCAACGATTCAGCGACTAAGGGAATACCGGCAACAAGTCAGATCCCGCGTCATTCAATTCATTCAGGATATGCCACTGGAATTACCGATTACATGGGAAAACCCGGCTTGGGCAATTCTGATGGGTATAGAACATGAACGCATTCACCTCGAAACCTCATCGGTGTTAATTCGCCAGCTACCACTGGAACGAGTACAACCACAACCACGCTGGCAATACTGTCCGACGCAGCGTAATAACATTGCCGATGTTCCGCAAAATGCATTAATCACGGTAGCCGGAACAACCATCCAACTGGGTAAACCGGAGAGCGACACCACCTACGGCTGGGATAATGAATATGGCCAGCGCAGTATTACGCTGGAATCCTTTCAGGCCAGCAAATATCTCGTCAGTAACGCTGAATATCTCGAATTCATTCAGGATGGTGGCTATCAGCAGCCACAATGGTGGAGTGAAGAAGGTCTGGGCTGGTTAAATTTCACTAAGGCCGATAAACCAACATTCTGGTGCGGTGATCCAACCCAAACAACGTCATTACGTCTGCGGCTGATGTGTGAGGAAATCCCCATGCCGTGGGACTGGCCAGTCGAAACCAATCAGCTGGAGTCCGCCGCCTTCTGTCGCTGGAAAGCGGCTAAAACCGGATTACCCATCCAGTTACCCAGTGAAGCAGAATGGATGGCATTGCGGGAAAACATTACCGCTGACCAGCCGGACTGGATAAAGGCGCCAGGTAATATCAATCTGGAATACTGGTCATCCTCCTGCCCGATAGATCAATTCCTCCACGGAAAGTTCTATGACGTGATTGGTAATGTCTGGCAATGGACCAGTACCGCGATTGATGGGTTTAATGGCTTTCGGGTACATCCACTTTATGATGATTTCTCGACACCGACTTTTGATGGGAAACATAATCTGATCAAAGGAGGATCCTGGATCTCGACCGGTAATCTGGCGATCAAAAATGCACGCTATGCTTTTCGTCGTCATTTTTTCCAGCATGCCGGCTTTCGTTATGTGGTTTCACGTTATCAGGAACCTATGCTGGTTAACCCCTACGAAACCGATCCACTGATCGCACAATACCTTGATTCCCATTATGGTGCTGAACGTTTCGGTGTACCTAATCACTGTAAAACGCTTGCCGAAATCGCCAATCAATTTTGTCAGAATAAAATCCGCGCACTGGATATCGGCTGTTCAGTTGGTCGTGCCAGTTTCGAACTGGCGAAATACTTCCAGCATGTGGATGCGGTAGATTATTCCGCACGTTTTATTGATATTGCACAGATTCTGGCTCAGCAAAATAGCTTCCGCTACGCCATGACCAACGAAGGTGAGCTAGTGGATTACCGGGAGGCCAAATTAACCGATTGCCAGCTATCGCCAGAGTTAGCAAATCACATTCATTTCACCCAAGGTGATGCCTGCAACCTGAAAAATAAATATCGGCATTATGACCTGATTCTGGCCGCTAATATGCTTGATCGTTTACGCGAACCTGCGCGTTTTCTTAAGGATCTAGCTCACCGGTTACGGGATGATGGTATTTTAATGATTTGCTCACCCCATACTTGGCAGGAAGACTCGACAGTTAAGTCCTATTGGTTGGGCGGTATTCGGGAGAATGGTGAAGCACTAACAACTTATCAGGCACTGCAGCGCATACTAAGCAAAGAATTTGAGGAAATAACGAAGCCACAGGATATTCCATTTGTGCTGCAGGAAACAGCCCGGAAATATCAGTACTTATTGTCTCAACTAACCGTCTGGCGGAAAAAATAA
- the aroE gene encoding shikimate dehydrogenase, with protein sequence MDRYAVFGNPINHSKSPFIHTLFARQTQQLLTYEKIEAPVDDFVGSIRRFFAEGGKGANVTVPFKEQAFQLVDQLSPRAKLAGAVNTLKLTDDGLLLGDNTDGAGLVQDLKYHLEELAGKKILLLGAGGACRGVIGPLLEQRPSEIVIANRTVAKAEQLAQEFAAMGKVRVSQFAELNESFDLIINGTSASLAGAMPDIPDAVIGSATVTYDMMYGSKETVFNLWAKEHGAIKTIDGLGMLVCQAAESFAVWRGIRPGTRQVIRELRRNITGA encoded by the coding sequence ATGGATCGTTATGCTGTTTTTGGTAATCCGATTAACCACAGTAAATCGCCGTTCATTCACACATTATTTGCCCGTCAGACACAACAACTGCTGACCTATGAAAAGATCGAGGCACCAGTTGATGATTTTGTTGGTTCTATCCGTCGTTTTTTTGCAGAGGGCGGAAAGGGGGCAAATGTTACTGTGCCATTCAAAGAGCAAGCTTTTCAGTTAGTAGATCAGCTGTCTCCGCGTGCGAAACTTGCTGGTGCTGTAAACACATTAAAGTTAACTGATGATGGCCTTTTACTGGGTGATAACACGGACGGTGCCGGTTTGGTACAGGATCTGAAATATCATCTGGAAGAACTTGCCGGGAAAAAAATCCTGTTACTGGGGGCTGGTGGTGCTTGCCGTGGTGTAATTGGGCCATTACTGGAGCAACGTCCCTCCGAAATCGTTATTGCTAACCGGACTGTAGCCAAAGCAGAGCAACTAGCCCAAGAATTCGCTGCTATGGGAAAAGTGAGAGTCAGTCAATTTGCAGAACTTAATGAATCATTTGATCTGATTATCAATGGCACATCAGCAAGTTTAGCGGGAGCCATGCCGGATATACCCGACGCAGTGATTGGTTCAGCTACTGTTACTTACGATATGATGTATGGCAGTAAAGAAACGGTATTTAATCTTTGGGCTAAAGAGCACGGCGCGATCAAAACGATTGATGGTTTGGGGATGCTGGTTTGCCAGGCCGCAGAAAGTTTCGCAGTATGGCGTGGAATTCGCCCCGGTACACGGCAAGTAATTCGCGAATTACGCCGCAATATTACCGGAGCTTAA
- a CDS encoding DNA topoisomerase family protein: protein MSKIDTTLFTAQEHALDKEYRLCPECGGALSLRRSKHGLFLGCENYPDCQFMRPLQQQNVLIEKILEDSSCPECGKLLAIKKGRFGLFIGCTGYPECSHIETNNTTLADTSLLPDCPVCQQGQLQAKTSRYGKTFYACSNYPKCKYAINDKPIAKACPQCGFSLLVEKRTRQGIRFCCPQKDCNYSAESL, encoded by the coding sequence ATGAGTAAAATCGACACCACATTGTTTACTGCGCAGGAACACGCTCTGGATAAGGAATATCGCCTTTGTCCGGAGTGTGGTGGTGCGCTGTCATTACGCAGAAGTAAACACGGCTTATTTCTTGGTTGCGAAAATTATCCCGACTGTCAGTTCATGCGTCCCTTACAGCAACAGAATGTTCTGATAGAGAAAATATTAGAGGACTCAAGTTGTCCGGAATGCGGAAAACTACTGGCAATTAAAAAAGGGCGTTTTGGTTTATTTATTGGCTGTACTGGCTACCCGGAATGTTCACACATTGAAACAAACAATACGACCCTGGCCGATACATCGCTACTACCTGACTGCCCTGTTTGTCAGCAGGGGCAATTACAGGCAAAAACGTCACGTTATGGTAAAACTTTTTACGCCTGCAGCAACTATCCTAAATGTAAGTACGCCATTAATGACAAACCGATAGCGAAGGCATGTCCTCAGTGTGGTTTTAGTCTTTTGGTTGAAAAACGAACGCGGCAGGGTATCCGTTTTTGTTGTCCACAAAAGGACTGTAACTACAGCGCTGAATCACTATAA